A stretch of Acropora palmata chromosome 9, jaAcrPala1.3, whole genome shotgun sequence DNA encodes these proteins:
- the LOC141892606 gene encoding ATP-dependent RNA helicase DDX51-like has product MDLFRVERYMGEDEDDDHRQDEKLKLKRLQRIIEDRKRKLHADENVVKHVDPDTERFGEDFREEDGLSKKKEQKKEMEYESHFSTDDRGTDNSVDSGIERKKKKKKAEKEELLSSDNFNSELNQERLEAEDIEEDKDEETGFTVIGGQTKKEVEKVQRVLPDWLAKPIAIDSDLRSSQFPVEQIPYLNQYIIKKLQQHSIIHLFPVQTSVIPVILSQIESGSCFGRGGFQPSDICVCAPTGSGKTLAYVLPIIQTLLNRVVRHLRALIVLPTKDLANQVKDVFEMFSEGTNLKVGLASGSKSISKEQKELVGINSYGSNSHVDVLVCTPGRLADHIASTPHFTLQHIRFLVIDEADCLLDKSYFGWLWKVLKAAYNKQPTTEAKNGCCNHETVRNPPGQQTPASFATIQLPLQKLLFSATMTHSPERLAPLQLYQPILFTVNRQDEDELPPAATGKLIARHTVPESLSQYMAICSDGEKPLMVLYLVTQLKFQRVLCFTSTLEATHRLFLLVKLYGGVQVAEFSSNLSPQQREGILRDFKEGRLQLLICTDAMARGMDIHNVSYVISYDVPKFARNYIHRVGRTARAGNQGTAITLLHSNQVYDFNLLIQKTGHEKIPEFEVKADELKSMVEKYQKTLSQLQDAVKFEGKKKAKQQRRQQSMQQLMSETVH; this is encoded by the exons ATGGATCTTTTTAGAGTGGAACGATACATGGGAGAGGACGAAGATGATGATCATCGACaggatgaaaaattaaagctgAAACGACTACAAAGGATTATAGAGGATcggaaaagaaaactacatGCTGACGAAAATGTCGTCAAACACGTGGACCCTGACACTGAAAGATTTGGGGAAGATTTCAGAGAAGAGGATGGGCTctccaaaaagaaagaacaaaagaaagagatGGAATATGAAAGCCATTTTTCGACTGATGATAGGGGCACTGACAACTCTGTTGATTCAGGAATtgagaggaagaagaagaagaagaaagcagAAAAGGAAGAACTTTTGTCAAGTGACAACTTTAATAGTGAGCTTAATCAAGAAAGGCTGGAGGCTGAGGACATAGAAGAAGACAAAGATGAAGAAACTGGATTTACTGTTATTGGAGGACAGACAAagaaagaagttgaaaaagtGCAGAGAGTCTTGCCCGACTGgcttgcaaagcctatagctaTTGACTCAGACTTAAGAAGCTCACAGTTTCCAGTTGAACAAATACCATATTTGAACCAGTACATTATTAAAAAACTACAACAACACAGCATCATTCACTTATTTCCAGTTCAAACTTCTGTAATTCCTGTAATCCTCTCTCAAATAGAGAGTGGCAGTTGTTTTGGCAGAGGTGGCTTTCAACCCAGTGACATTTGTGTGTGTGCTCCTACAGGAAGTGGCAAAACTCTGGCATATGTGTTACCTATCATCCAAACTTTGCTCAACAGAGTTGTCCGTCATTTACGAGCATTGATTGTCCTTCCCACGAAAGATCTGGCTAATCAGGTTAAAGAcgtttttgaaatgttttctgaAGGAACAAACTTGAAGGTTGGCCTAGCATCAGGTTCAAAGTCTATTTCTAAAGAACAGAAAGAGCTGGTTGGTATCAA CTCTTATGGAAGTAACAGTCATGTTGATGTCCTGGTCTGCACTCCAGGTAGATTGGCTGATCACATAGCATCCACTCCACACTTCACTCTCCAGCACATTCGTTTTCTTGTCATTGATGAGGCTGATTGTCTGCTTGATAAATCGTACTTTGGTTGGCTATGGAAAGTTCTCAAAGCAGCATACAACAAGCAACCAACAACTGAAGCCAAAAATGG ATGTTGTAACCATGAAACAGTCAGGAATCCTCCAGGACAACAGACTCCTGCCAGTTTTGCAACAATCCAGCTTCCTTTACAAAAGCTTCTGTTTTCAGCAACAATGACACACAGCCCTGAGAGGCTTGCTCCTTTGCAGCTCTATCAACCAATCCTGTTTACTGTGAATCGACAAGATGAGGATGAATTGCCTCCTGCAG CGACTGGAAAGCTTATTGCACGTCACACTGTACCAGAGAGTTTGTCACAATACATGGCAATTTGCAGTGATGGCGAGAAACCGCTGATGGTTCTATACTTAGTAACACAGCTCAAGTTTCAGAGGGTCTTGTGTTTTACATCGACATTGGAAGCTACCCACAG GTTGTTCCTTCTTGTGAAACTATATGGTGGGGTTCAAGTTGCAGAGTTTTCCTCAAACTTGTCACCTCAACAGCGTGAAGGGATCCTTAGAGACTTCAAAGAAGGCAGACTGCAACTCCTCATCTGTACAGATGCCATGGCACGTGGAATGGATATTCACAATGTGTCATATGTCATTAGCTATGATGTACCCAAATTTGCCAGAAACTATATTCACCGTGTAGGGCGAACAGCAAGGGCTGGGAACCAGG GAACTGCCATAACGCTGTTGCACAGCAATCAAGTGTAcgattttaatttattgatcCAGAAGACAGGCCACGAAAAAATCCCTGAGTTTGAAGTAAAAGCGGACGAACTTAAGTCAATGGTGGAGAAATACCAGAAGACACTGTCACAGCTACAAGATGCTGTGAAGTTTGAGGGCAAAAAGAAGGCGAAGCAACAAAGAAGGCAACAGTCAATGCAACAACTTATGTCAGAAACTGTCCATTAG
- the LOC141892110 gene encoding coatomer subunit delta-like, with product MVLLAAAICTKTGKAIVSRQFVEMTRSRVEGLLAAFPKLMNSGKQHTFVETESVRYVYQPLDKLYMLLITTKASNILEDLETLRLFSRVIPEYCKVMEESEVVENAFSLIFAFDEIVALGYRENVNLAQIRTFTEMDSHEEKVFRAVRQTQEREAKEEMKKKAKELAEARNAALKGKTGIGKLPGFGGFGGGGSQGSSVAVVNDIPVVDPTPPKPFQSQRTGGSGKAMKLGSKTKDVDSFVNQLRSEGTEVVTSKSKLGSSAKTTTAPSVQMGSVHVKVDEKITLIGGRDGGLQNMEIRGLVLLRISDSQFGRICLKVENDDKKGFQFQTHPNIDKKLFNQSSIIGHKQPEKPFPLNSDIGVLKWRLQTADEELMPLSINCWPSENDGQCDVNIEYELLQESLQLNDVTISIPVPHGVGGPIVGEVDGEYHYDHKHSVLEWQLPVIDLSNKSGSMEFSIAGSPGDFFPVSVTFSSTKSYCNLKITEILSTDDRKPVKFSQEVSFSVDKYEIV from the exons ATG gtTCTCCTTGCTGCAGCGATATGTACCAAAACTGGAAAAG CCATAGTCTCACGTCAGTTTGTGGAAATGACAAGGTCACGAGTGGAGGGTCTTCTGGCGGCGTTTCCAAAACTAATGAACTCTGGAAAACAGCACACATTTGTTGAGACAGAAAGTGTGCGATACGTATATCAACCACTGGATAAACTTTATATGCTCCTTATCACCACCAAAGCTAGCAATATTCTGGAGGATTTGGAAACATTAAGATTATTTTCTCGAGTG ATTCCTGAATATTGCAAAGTGATGGAAGAATCAGAGGTGGTTGAAAATGCTTTTTCGCTCATCTTTGCATTTGATGAGATTGTTGCGCTTGGTTATCGTGAAAATGTCAATCTTGCGCAAATCAGAACATTCACAGAGATGGACAGTCATGAGGAGAAGGTGTTCCGAGCTGTGAGACAG ACTCAAGAACGGGAGGCCAAGGAAGAGATGAAGAAAAAAGCCAAAGAGCTGGCGGAAGCTAGAAATGCAGCattaaaaggcaaaacagGCATTGGTAAACTTCCTGGATTTGGTGGTTTTGGTGGTGGTGGCAGTCAAGGAAGTAGTGTTGCTGTGGTCAATGACATTCCTGTTGTGGATCCAACACCTCCAAAGCCCTTTCAGTCACAAAG AACTGGCGGCAGTGGCAAGGCAATGAAGCTTGGAAGTAAAACAAAGGATGTCGACAGTTTTGTCAATCAGTTAAGATCAGAGGGTACAG AGGTTGTCACTTCCAAGAGCAAACTAGGTTCCAGTGCAAAGACGACAACTGCACCTTCTGTGCAAATGGGAAG CGTTCATGTAAAGGTGGATGAAAAGATCACACTGATAGGTGGAAGAGATGGGGGACTACAGAACATGGAAATCCGAGGTCTTGTTCTTTTGAGGATATCAGATTCACAGTTTGGAAGAATTTGCCTGAAAGTGGAAAATGACGATAAGAAGGGGTTCCAATTCCAG ACACATCCCAACATTGACAAGAAGCTGTTCAATCAGTCATCAATAATAGGACACAAACAACCAGAGAAACCCTTCCCTCTAAATTCAGATATTGGTGTGTTGAAGTGGAGATTGCAGACAGCAGATGAAGAACTTATGCCCCTATCAA TCAACTGTTGGCCTTCAGAAAATGATGGTCAGTGTGATGTCAACATAGAGTATGAGCTTCTCCAAGAAAGCCTTCAACTCAACGATGTTACCATTTCCATTCCTGTTCC GCATGGTGTTGGTGGGCCAATTGTGGGTGAAGTTGATGGTGAATACCATTATGATCATAAGCATTCCGTTCTTGAGTGGCAGCTGCCAGTTATTGATTTATCAAACAAGAGTGGTAGCATGGAATTTAGCATTGCTGGAAGTCCTGGAGATTTTTTCCCTGTTTCAGTGActttttcatcaacaaaatcGTACTGCAACCTCAAG ATTACAGAGATCCTTTCGACAGATGACAGGAAACCAGTCAAGTTCTCGCAAGAAGTTAGCTTTTCAGTAGACAAATATGAAATAGTGTAA
- the LOC141892112 gene encoding neural cell adhesion molecule 1-like isoform X1, translated as MITNELGVAYFVKENRSSRKPEMCKCFLFRALLLMLPFLCTANTDGAVSMVNDSYYSRPEGSTFRINCSVTKQGVTSWFDPKGNRIDNNLSDRLHVKTQGGVLLLEIRKLNKSDVGRYECRGDQTRIRAMLYVEFSPVLNKERSTPKTIYSSLDDDNEISVTCVFEGYPVPRVRLKTMGVELNNSGISYAAGSVTYKFVVKSENGFGFYTCEATNSRGSASYLIELYMRGPPEPPNNMQVFPNCDQIVVTWDPAVKNGGGEVLGYNIELWSEGKTIRSANLSLSSRKKSFAGLKSETQYEVRMSSENIYGDGGWRNLLANTTLACSSQALSCASALSCASALSFLLTWAWALPTHMIL; from the exons ATGATTACAAACGAGCTGGGTGTCGCATACTTTGTGAAAG AAAATCGAAGCTCACGAAAGCCTGAGATGTGCAAGTGTTTTCTATTCAGGGCCTTGCTGCTAATGTTGCCATTTCTCTGCACAGCGAATACCG ATGGTGCTGTTTCCATGGTGAACGACAGTTATTACTCTAGACCCGAGGGAAGCACATTCCGCATTAATTGCTCTGTGACTAAACAAGGGGTCACAAGCTGGTTTGATCCCAAAGGAAACAGAATTGACAATAATCTATCTGATAGACTGCATGTGAAGACACAGGGTGGTGTGCTGTTGCTGGAGATAAGAAAGTTGAACAAGTCCGACGTGGGGCGATACGAATGCCGAGGGGACCAGACTCGGATCCGAGCGATGTTATACGTAGAAT tCAGTCCCGTTTTAAACAAGGAAAGATCCACACCAAAAACGATATATTCATCACTGGACGACGATAATGAAATCTCAGTAACTTGCGTTTTTGAAGGGTACCCAGTCCCTCGCGTGCGGTTAAAAACAATGGGCGTGGAACTGAATAACAGTGGTATATCTTACGCAGCTGGTTCGGTGACCTACAAGTTtgttgtgaaaagtgaaaatggcTTTGGATTCTACACTTGTGAAGCGACGAATTCTAGAGGGTCTGCTTCTTATTTAATCGAACTCTACATGCGAG GCCCTCCCGAACCTCCTAACAACATGCAAGTCTTCCCAAATTGCGATCAAATAGTCGTCACGTGGGATCCGGCGGTAAAGAATGGCGGGGGTGAAGTTCTTGGCTAcaatattgaactgtggagtGAGGGAAAGACAATAAGATCAGCCAACTTGTCTTTGTCGAGTCGCAAGAAAAGTTTTGCAGGTCTGAAGTCAGAAACGCAATATGAAGTTCGTATGAGTTCTGAAAATATTTACGGCGATGGAGGATGGAGAAATCTACTTGCTAACACGACTTTGGCAT gTTCGTCACAAGCTCTTTCCTGTGCTAGTGCTCTTTCCTGTGCAAGTgccctttcttttctgttaACATGGGCATGGGCCTTACCAACACACATGATTCTGTAA
- the LOC141892112 gene encoding neural cell adhesion molecule 1-like isoform X2 — MCKCFLFRALLLMLPFLCTANTDGAVSMVNDSYYSRPEGSTFRINCSVTKQGVTSWFDPKGNRIDNNLSDRLHVKTQGGVLLLEIRKLNKSDVGRYECRGDQTRIRAMLYVEFSPVLNKERSTPKTIYSSLDDDNEISVTCVFEGYPVPRVRLKTMGVELNNSGISYAAGSVTYKFVVKSENGFGFYTCEATNSRGSASYLIELYMRGPPEPPNNMQVFPNCDQIVVTWDPAVKNGGGEVLGYNIELWSEGKTIRSANLSLSSRKKSFAGLKSETQYEVRMSSENIYGDGGWRNLLANTTLACSSQALSCASALSCASALSFLLTWAWALPTHMIL; from the exons ATGTGCAAGTGTTTTCTATTCAGGGCCTTGCTGCTAATGTTGCCATTTCTCTGCACAGCGAATACCG ATGGTGCTGTTTCCATGGTGAACGACAGTTATTACTCTAGACCCGAGGGAAGCACATTCCGCATTAATTGCTCTGTGACTAAACAAGGGGTCACAAGCTGGTTTGATCCCAAAGGAAACAGAATTGACAATAATCTATCTGATAGACTGCATGTGAAGACACAGGGTGGTGTGCTGTTGCTGGAGATAAGAAAGTTGAACAAGTCCGACGTGGGGCGATACGAATGCCGAGGGGACCAGACTCGGATCCGAGCGATGTTATACGTAGAAT tCAGTCCCGTTTTAAACAAGGAAAGATCCACACCAAAAACGATATATTCATCACTGGACGACGATAATGAAATCTCAGTAACTTGCGTTTTTGAAGGGTACCCAGTCCCTCGCGTGCGGTTAAAAACAATGGGCGTGGAACTGAATAACAGTGGTATATCTTACGCAGCTGGTTCGGTGACCTACAAGTTtgttgtgaaaagtgaaaatggcTTTGGATTCTACACTTGTGAAGCGACGAATTCTAGAGGGTCTGCTTCTTATTTAATCGAACTCTACATGCGAG GCCCTCCCGAACCTCCTAACAACATGCAAGTCTTCCCAAATTGCGATCAAATAGTCGTCACGTGGGATCCGGCGGTAAAGAATGGCGGGGGTGAAGTTCTTGGCTAcaatattgaactgtggagtGAGGGAAAGACAATAAGATCAGCCAACTTGTCTTTGTCGAGTCGCAAGAAAAGTTTTGCAGGTCTGAAGTCAGAAACGCAATATGAAGTTCGTATGAGTTCTGAAAATATTTACGGCGATGGAGGATGGAGAAATCTACTTGCTAACACGACTTTGGCAT gTTCGTCACAAGCTCTTTCCTGTGCTAGTGCTCTTTCCTGTGCAAGTgccctttcttttctgttaACATGGGCATGGGCCTTACCAACACACATGATTCTGTAA